Part of the Arvicola amphibius chromosome 17, mArvAmp1.2, whole genome shotgun sequence genome is shown below.
GTTTGCCAGCACAACGTAAAATAGGAAACAGCGATGAGCAAATGTCATTTTCCACTCTGGCCTTTGAGGTTAGGAAATGTGAGCAAACTTGCGTGTGTCCACCCTAGGTGTTTTCTGCGTTACTTTCTCCCTCTTTGAGACTCCTTTCTTTGAAAGCAGTATCAGGTCTCAGCCGTGTGCCAGAGCTACACCTAGGGAGTACGGTAGACACAAGGATGAGCTGTAGACCATCCAGCTGCGACCTGGTTACATGGGAGCTCTTGAGGTGTCAGCAGAGGATCTGAAGGTTGCCTCCTGCAGAGAACTTGGCTCCCATAAAGTCACTGCTGTGTCCTTTCTGGATGTTAGAGCCTAGTCTTTTGTGTTAATTGTAGTTTTTACAGTATTCCAAAACTTCACTTTTTCTGTCTATAACTGTACTTTTCAAATCAAACTTTCTGACCCACATctttacttccagcacttggagacagaggcaggcagattcctgtaagttcgaggccagcctggtctacatagcgagttccaggacagccaggactacacagtgaaaacaAATCAGCAAACAACTTTGTGAGCGCCTATCTGCCAGTGTTCAGGGGAATCTGATAGACAGACCTGTAGGACTGGAATTGCTCCCTGCATAAagtgctgaggacctgagttcagtccccacagCTGTGTAAGAACAGCCTGGATATGATGTGCGCAGTTCTGATCCCAGCAGTGAAGAGGCAGCTGGCAGTGCCTGTGGCCCAGTGGGCAGTGACTGCAGAGCACAGTGTTGGCCTCatcctctggtctacacacatgcacgtgtgccaGCGTTTGCATGAGTAACATGCACAGAGCAGTCAGGAGATTCTTTGTAACCTGAAGGTGGGgctgatcttattaatttatggcatgtgtgtgtcatAGCATATTGTCTTAAATGTTATAATAACCCAGTCCATGTGATTGAGAATTACCAGCAGCTGCTAAAGCTCAGTGAAGCTGGAGACTGTCAAGGCGGAGTGTATGTCTACATGCACTAGCGGTTTGATTTCTCTTTCAGCTATTGGATTTAACGTAGAGACGGTGACATACAAGAACCTCAAATTCCAAGTTTGGGACTTAGGAGGACAGACGAGTATCAGGTACAGTACGAACATCAGGTCATTTGTTGCTATTTaacatttgctgctgttttttcaTGCCAACAACACTAAaccacagtgtttctctgttggGAATTAGATAGGGTCACACTGTTAAAAATGAGGGAGAACTGGAAACTACGAATGTTCTTAGAGCATCCAGAAATTAAAATCTAAGGAACTCGGGTTCTCAGATAATCACATGGAGTCCTTTCATGAAAGCCTGAAAGGCTCAGAAACTGGCACCTCGGTTCAGTTTCCTCTGTCCCCCTCCGAGAGCTGTCATTCGTACAAGGCCATGCAGGGGTGACGTAAATGCATGTGCCTCCTGGAATTCAGTGCTCACAACTCAGCAACTGCAGGTGTCTGTGACTGTCAGTGGCTTAGGGGACCAGCTTAGATCAGTAGTAAGGTTACTGTTATAAAGATTGGTagtgtggcggtgcacacctttaatcccagcacttggaggtagaggcaggaggatctgtgtgagGTGGAGGCGAGTTCCAGTTTTTCAGTCAGGGAATAATGACATAGtaaaactgtctcagaaaagactatatacatatatatacatatacacacacacacagagagagagagagagagagagagatcgattGATTGGTAATACATTCACTAAGTATTCTGCTGTTCAGTAACTCATTTAAGTCAGTTGAGATTATTTCTAATTATAGCCCATTCTACTTCTGGTTACCATCAGTGATTAAGGACATAAAGTCACATTAAAAattccaggtagtggtggtgcacagggaggcagaggcaggtgaatctgtgagtttgaggccagcctggtctatagatcaagtttcaggacagccagggctacacagagaaacgctgtctcggggaaacaaacaaaccagcccATCCTTTTTTTGTAAGGTATTCATGGTTAAGACTCATAAGTAATACTCATCAGGTCTGTGTACCGTTTCCTACTGGTATAGTTACTGTTCTTTGTagattatatttgtattttctcatcCTGAAGTTCAAATTTATTCTGAACGTGTAATTTTGGGCCTGTGATTTAATACTCTTGTTTTAATTCAGTCACATTGAGTGTGATGCGAGATGCATTTCTGTCAGGAACAGGAAGCCATTAAGGCATTGTGAGCGTGAGTGGAGCGGGCTGGCATGGAATCACCGTCTCCCTAGCATTGACCCAAGTCCAGCATGTAGATTGACACATGAGCTTTTTTGCAAGGGATAACATGTTTTCcgtttttgaattttctttaggCCATACTGGAGATGTTACTACTCAAACACAGATGCAGTCATCTATGTAGTTGACAGTTGTGACCGAGACCGAATTGGCATTTCCAAGTCAGAGTTAGTTGCCATGTTGGAGGTAAGCAAACATTCCGGCGTTAACATTACACATTTAAGTGAGGAGTAGAGGAATTGTTATCATGTGCAGGGATAGTTTTCCTCcattcttttcctgtcttttcttttttaaagttttatttatttgtatggatGTTTCGTTTGCATTATGTGTgagtactgtgtgcatgcctggtgtctgtggaggtcagaagagttaTTCAGTCCCTTGGGAGTGGAAATATAGCTGACTGTGAGCCAatgtgtgggtgctaagaatgaGCCTGGGACGTCTGCaggagcaactagtgctcttaatcactggaCTAACTCTTTTTAcccctttaaagatttatttttaaaaaattgtgtgtgtgtgtgtgtgtgtgtgtgtgtgagtgtttggctGCATGCATGGCTCTACACCTGTGGGCCTGGAACCTGAAGAACCTGAGACTGGGGTTGTAGATGTAATCTACCATTTGAGTCTGGGAACCAGACATGGGTTCCCTGCATGAGCAGCAAGTGAACTTAACTAGAGCCATCCCTCGCCCCaattctgtctgcctgtctctatcatccgtctgtccatccgtccgtctgtccatccgtcccgtccgtccatccatccatccatccatctatcttcccccactttcttttcttttacaaagtGCATGTTACTTCCTGCTCCAGAAATAGttggaaaaatggatgaaataaaaattcaagccTGTAGCTTCCTGTAAGGTAGATTTCATGATTCCCTGAAAGTTCAGAGCTTTTTTCATTCAAGCTgagacaacttttaaaaaaattattagcttgtctgtgtgcgtgcatgtgtgtgtgtgtgctgtgtatgtgtatgtgtgtacacacctgCACACGGAGGCCAGAGCCCAGCTTTGCACCTGGTTCTCATCTGTCCTTAACGTAGGTTTCCCAAGATGTatctcaggttgccaggcttatgAGGCAacttttacctgttgagccattttGCTGCCCCAATAGTATGtcttaaaaggtttatttttgtctgtggtttgtctgcatgagcatgtgtgtgggtgccctcagaggccagaagaggtgacAGATACCCTGAGGTTGGAGTCCAGGCAGTTGGGAACTACAGTTGTGGGTGCTCAGAACCAAACTCTGGaggagcactgagccatctctccagttctgcctTTCAAGTTTTCTTACTCTGGTCAGTTTTAAAACATCTGTGCACTAAGAAATGTGTGTTCTGGGTTCTTGGCAGTTAGTTGGAGTGCTTCGTGGAGTTTTCCCAGTCACTGGTGCGGTCCTCTGCTGCCCTCTTGGAACCCCAGCTCGCGCCAGTGTGGTCCCGCCTCCTATGTGTTGTCCTCTCCCTTCTGCGGCAGGAGCTTGCCCTGCAGgcagttttgtttctgagacaaggtctcactccaGCCTTGGCTGCCTTTGAAATCCCCCTGACTATCTTTTAAATGCTGGATTATTAAAGGCCATCACGCCCTGCAGTTAATTTTATTTCACTGGTATTGGCAGCTGAACTTAGAGCcatgtacatgctaagcaagagCTGGATCTCCAGCTCAAAAActcaatacattttatttactgataCCATTTATAATTTATTGTCTGGCTAGTCAAATTTAGAACATTCATTAAATCAAAGACACAAGGTAAATATGCTTTGATTTGTCTAGGAACACCCCAGTAGCATTTGCTTTAGAAATTTAAATGgatattcatttttctacagTTCCAGCTTAACCCGGCTGTTTGATGCTTACCTACCAGTTCTAGGCTACTTGGTACTGAGGTTCTGCTGCTGTGGTTCAACACCTCAGCCAGGGCAATTTACAGAAGGGCTTACTGGGCTTACGGTTCCAGAGGGTCAGGTTAGAATCTGGGATGGTGGATGAAATCCTggctgcagaagcaggaagctgagggctcatATCTTAAACTGCCTGCAGGAACCAGAGAGAACAAGCTGGAAATTTCTCCCAAGCTCAGTTCCTAGAGACTTACCTTCTTCAATCAGGTCACACTTCCCAAGACTCCTCACACAGCACTCCTGCTCAGGTGGGGCCAGTAAGTGTCTGTCACCAGGTGGAGGGGACGTTTTCACTGGGCCACCGTGCTAGGTCAGTTCCTTTTCAGAAGCGCGGACTGCCAACTTTGCAGTGGCTTCAAGGCTGTAAGTCACAGTCGGTAGGTTTAAACCTGTGTTTAGTTGTTTGCACAGCTTAGCATTGTGCTTTATAAGCTGCTTAGGTAAAAGTATAAAgggttgtttttcgagacaaggtgtTGCTGTAGCcatgctggcctttaactcatataggattcctgcctcctcctctcaagTACTAGGGTAACAGGTGTGTCCACCATGCCAGCCTGGGAATTAAGGAATCTTAAGGAATTATTTAATTCCCTTAGGtataatggatttttaaaatttatttaaattatttttttgaggtTACAGTCCCATCgttttctgccttccttttcttccctccaaggCCTCTTCTACTTGTTGCAGTCTCTAGGACTCAGGActctgttttcattaattattgtcaCATATAATGGATTTCTAAAACAGCAGCCTTATTTAGGCCTGGTTTACATATAGAAAGTATTATTCTAGAAAGACCAATTATTAACTTAAATTTATAATTCTTGAGTTGTGTAAGACTGTTAGGAGTCATTTGCAGCATTGGGATTTAGTTTATAAAATCTTAGAGAAATGGGCTGTCATTACAGGACATGCTTCTGTCCTagttcctgggaggcagaggacatgACATGGGACTGTCCTGGACCACATAGCTCAAAGTCTTAATCAAAACAAGGGGGGGTGTAGCCCGCAGTGCTTCTCTAGCTTACACAAGACCCTGGTGCATCCCTCACGCAGGAGGGGACACCTTGCAGAGCAAGAACTGGAAGCCCCATTGTTAGGAAATGGCTTTTGTGTGCGCCGTCGACAGTTCCATGGAGGTCTGGTGCCAGTTTGCACTGTTGGCATTAAAGCATAAACACAAAGCACTTTAGGGTTTTACCCTTTCTGTACATATAAATGCATTCTAAATGAAACTGCTAATgtgtaaaatatgaaattattttagcCAGGAATGTATCGGTGAATAAACATAGCATCTGGATTGGGAAAGCCTTTCTGGAACAGTGGGAAGATTTACAAAAGAGAAGATAGGTTTGATTGTAACTCAAAACTCCCAAAGTTGAGATGTGCTAAATACCAACAAataagacaggaactcagtgagggttgaatgggttttttttttcttcttctgagattGGGTCCTGCTTTTAGCATCTGCAGACCTGAACTTGCTCGCCATGGCCTCAGGCTTCCAAGTACAGGACTGCTGTCCTTTCTGTCTGTGACTGTACACAGTAGTGGTGTCTTTGATTCTTTGATGTTTTTCCTGCCGTGTTTTGTTTATATCGTCTCCGTCTCCTCCGCCCCCACCAGCCCCTCTTCCCACCTGGCCTCCCTTCTGTGTtcatgtcttttgtgtgtgtgaccctgggaATTTCATTAGCCTATAAGAGTATGACTACATAAGCATACTTTCTTCAACACAActtattttttggtgttttttttttccaactcaaGGGTGCATATTAATTGAAGAAAATGaagtctttttccattttatttaggaAGAAGAGCTGAGGAAGGCCATTTTAGTGGTGTTTGCAAACAAGCAGGACATGGAGCAGGCTATGACACCCTCAGAGATGGCAAATGCACTTGGGCTGCCAGCCCTGAAGGACCGAAAATGGCAGATATTTAAAACGTCAGCAACCAAAGGCACCGGCCTTGACGAGGCAATGGAATGGTAAGCGTCTGTGTCTGAAGCTGGCTGTGCACACGTGTGGGACGCTTCCTGTAGGGTAGTGTTCTTTGTCTcggtatgtagcccaggatatACTCCTGATCCAGCCTCCttagtgtgcatcaccacactggTCGATGATGCCATCCATGTTGATTTCCTTGACATTTAGCAGCTAATAGACAATTCAAACTTTTCCTCCCTTTGTCTTCATGAGTAAATGTCTTTATTCCAGCCACACTTACATGACTAGTTACTAGGTAAGCTGGCTCTCTGCTCTACAACCCCTTCCTGTCCTTAGTCCATCGGGAGTTAGGATAAGGCTTACTTCTTGTTCGCAAGACTCTTGACAGGCATCGTGGTAGCCCAACCATTActgccagcccttgggaggcacaTGCAGGAGAATcactgagattgaggccagctgGTAGATCAGCTGAGGCTGCGTGGGGAGACCCTGCTGCAGTCctctgtagaaagaagcggcgggggCTGtctcccgccacccggctagctttacccaaaataattacacggaaactgtattcttttaaaacactgcctggcccatagttttagcctcttattggttaattttcacatcttcctttaacccatatttagtaatctgtgtagcaccacgaggtgtggcttaccaggagagatcttaacctgtgtccatcttggagaggagaagcaaggagactcactatggcgactgcctgaattgtctccccactcctgctacccagcattctgttctgtctactccgcctacctaattttctgttctcttaaagggccaaggcagttttctttattaaccaatgaaagtaacatagacagataactctcctccatcagtcctcCTCTTCCCCAACAGTCTCAAGTGTATCTGCGATCCCACTGCCCTCACACACGTGAGTGACAATGTGCTTGCTACACCAGCTCATAAGTGATGAGTAGGTGTATCTACTCCAGCTGTTTGAGAACGATGAGTTTTTACCTCCCAGGTGTCCATATGTACAGCCCAGCAGTAATAGAAAATAAGATACCTGAGACCCAGATTTGATGCTGCCTGCCAATAATTTCAGTactttggaagcagagacaggaaggtcaggAATTTAGGGTCtatggtgagttcaaggttagcctggggcttgagattctgtctcaagaaaaagaaaaaccagtagATACCTGACCCCTTTCTTTGACCTGTGTTAAACTTGGTGATGTAAACCGCTCTAAATCCACCTCCACTGTGGAATTCCTATTGTAAATGGTCATGCTTTATACCTGGAAGTTAGTTTTGTTAAACTATTGCATTTTCTCTCTGCAGGTTAGTTGAAACATTGAAAAGCAGACAGTAAGTCCACTCATCTGTGAACCAAACACTGTCATAAACTCATGGAATCGGCCAGATGTGCTTCGGTGACTCTTAGGACTGGGATTGCTGGCGTGTACAGAACTGACTCCAGTAtttgtaataaatataaaaagcaagtACTTGGCGAGAGTTAGCTTGATTATATCATCCAAATGGTCTATGTAATGTAAAAtattcttccttgctttcttgtgTTAAAGGTATATATTCTATTTGTATGGAATTCTTATGCAAATACAATTCTATTAAATGATGTATACTCTTGGGCCTCCTATCTTTAAATTAGTGGttgcattttgtgtgtatgaacacTAATATTTAGCTCAGACttatttccctttaaaatgaATTAAGGCTTTCCAAAGATTAGTCTTAGCAAAGTAGATTAGCAATATAGTGTGTATAATATAATCTTCACTGGACTAACTGCCTAGTTTATATAAAGCTATTCCTTTTAAGAGTTTGATTTTAGGCATGAGTATTTTTTGTC
Proteins encoded:
- the Arl1 gene encoding ADP-ribosylation factor-like protein 1, translating into MGGFFSSIFSSLFGTREMRILILGLDGAGKTTILYRLQVGEVVTTIPTIGFNVETVTYKNLKFQVWDLGGQTSIRPYWRCYYSNTDAVIYVVDSCDRDRIGISKSELVAMLEEEELRKAILVVFANKQDMEQAMTPSEMANALGLPALKDRKWQIFKTSATKGTGLDEAMEWLVETLKSRQ